tgcaattatttatatttttccatttatcGGTTTCCATTATCGGTTATAAAGCATCACTTTAGCACTTGAACGATATTTCATGTCTGCAACGCAGTTTCTAATCttgcaaaatatttgacaGAAATATCGATCAGTATCGATATCTATCAAGCGCGAATTCGAGTTCTGCCACGATAAACGCGCGTATTTTCAAAGCATCGCACCTTGATGGAATGTGAAACTTCCGTTAAAAGGCTGCTCGAAAGTCGAAACTGGAAAAGCAGcgaaatagaagaagaaagaaagaagagaagcaaactcTTTATGGACTTGTTTGTCGCTGCATGGCTTTTTACGAATTATTCGAAAAGTTCGAATCCGCGTCAGAACGTAACCGCGAGATCGTTCTAGACCATCGGAGCTTGTAAAGATATGAAATTCGAATAATTCGAATTTCCTTTGCAACCCTAGTTTTCACCCAGTTACATCATTGAAACTGAAACAAAGCTGTCGGAGGGATGATCGAAGGGTACAGGAAGGGTTGGGATCgttgtacaaaaataaatagagTCTTTGAAGAGACTGAGAAAATATGTCGATAAATCTAGCGTCTCGCTGAGATAGGTCGCGTTGGAAAACAAGTGTCTTCGACGAAGAGCATTAACCGACTCCAGGAGACTTTTATTTTCcctgatccctgttgtcttgGATCAGAAGTTGCATTCGGGGACGAGGAAGACGATGATCCTTCCACCTCGGATAAAGTTTTCGAATTTCTCCCATCCGCTTCGGCCAGCCTCTGTCCGCTTCCCACGATTACCAACCGGCTTCTTTCTGTTATCCTCCTTTCTGACAAATTATACGTTCCTCTACGTGTTATTTACTTTCGTCAGGACGCACCAGGATCTTACGATGATATTTACTTCCGGTCGCAGAATGGAATACGGTTTCAAAAATCTTGCGCTTTTCAGTTAACCGGTAGTTCGTTCGCTTCCTTGGAAAAGTCGTTCGCGTAGATTGCCCTCGCGAAATCGACGGAAACTGTTCGCTCGATTGATCGCTTGTCCTTTCTTCTTACTCCAGAGATCTACCACCGTCGGGATGATTAAGATCTGTTTTGAATTCTGTTTCTCCTCGCTTATCACAGATATTATTTTCCGTCACAAGCCTCGGAATCGAGGATCTTACACACTGGGTTAACTGGAATTTcgaatttcagaaattttagaattctattttattctaattttttttttcttgtttcaaGTCGCGCGTTTAAAAATGCTGGGACAGTTCGTCGAGTGTCAGGGTGTTACATGCGTATGACGtgaataaaatattccatAAAATTATTCCATGCACGCCAACGGCAAATTTCTGATGGATGTATGGATATGTTCCTCCTACACGCGCAACCTATGACCGAAAGCGAATATTGAATCGCTAATATCTTCGAGACAAGGGACGTAGGTACTGTCcaacaaatttcaattctcTTTATATTTCCCAAATTAGCACAAATTTAATACACATTTTAGATATTAAATCAcgctattttaataaaattctaataaaatagaaCATTTACACTGCTTTGTCACCTATACAATTCACTATAAGGGTGATATCTTATATCTTACACAGTAACagatacatatatatgtataaacattaaaatttgcagtaaaaattaaaagaaaattacaataatataatCGAAACAAAAGTACATGGTatcattgataaaaaatataaacccACCTACCTTATAATTTAACTGAAGACCATATAATGTTAGCTGCCTTAAATTATTACAGAacataattttcttatttgaaataataattgaattcgaaaaagaaaaattcaaattacatAAGCACTTACAATAATTTCAGGAGAACTGATACAATAGTAACGAAATTAGTTTTGCAGTCTTATTAAATTCACATCAATTATTATGTTAACAATAGtaatgttataaatatttctttttttttagaattgtATTACGCAAACAACTATCACATAACATTACTTAAACGAACTCTAGATTATCTAAAACAACTGTTTATTTAGTTacttatttattcatataacaaattaaatattcttgAGGTAGCATTGATAAGATCTTATGAATCttaagaatttcaaaataaaaatttaacatcTCTCTGATTTTTATAGTTTATAAAAGATACCTTTTAAAAAGTTCTTTCTGCAATCTAAatcttataataaaaaaaaactaatattatattttaatttgttaatgaTTACATGTAAAATGGTGAAGcgagtaaaaaattatttttctaaacagTATTGCAGCAATATTTGTCGTCATTATTAAGAGTCGTAATTCTTAATTAagtctttaaaaaaaaaaaaaaaattgtgatCTGCTATTTACAAAACCAGTGGTTTAaaatttcgaagaaaataaattggaaACGTAACACAAATTACCTTTTAGAAAAATAGATATCATGACAAATTTTCATGTTtatcaaaaataatatatttaagtCTCTTTATCTAATTATCCTTTCGCcattataattaataagtaCTAATTAACAGTACTTTTAAAGAGGAGTAACTATAATGCTAACAGTCTTAAACAAAATACTTCTAAcgtggaaagaaaatttagtGCGGGTACCCGAGTTAAGGGGTTGGGTCGGGCTGGACACCTACGGGGTCTTTCGAGTATCCACACACCCCTACCCCTTAGTAATGAAATACCGAGCAAATTAAATGCTTGAAAACTCTGAAAGGAAAACAGTGATGGAATGGTGATTTCATAAGGTTATCGACaaagttcaatttattttcctcaatgatgaatattatttttcaaaatagtGTCAAGGAACATGTACGCAGAATAAAGATAAGGAAATGTGGGGGATGGACATCAAAATACGACCGTCGAAATACAAATATCTTCATATTTTACAAACCACTTCCGAACGGATATTCGTTCTCCATACTCGTCCAAGTCGGACAATGAACCATCGTCGTTATTCgtagagagaagaaaaaaaaaaaaaatgaaaaatctgcGATGCCTAGGCGATGTCGAGTTACAGAGAATATTGTacgtttcaaaaataataccGTGCCACCTATACAGCTCGTCGTCACTTGTTCTGATTGTATCTTCCTTTCGATGACCGCCTGCGAGGCTGGCTCGAGACAGCCAGTAAATTCTCCTCGAACGTGTCAACCGTGAAGTCCTGTTCCTTCAGTAATTTCGGAAGTATCCTATTCGTCTGGACGTTCCGTCTGATTAGGCTAACTGGGTTCCTAGACAACGACACTATGCCATTTCTTACGTGGGACTTCCTCTTTTGGCTTGGTATCCGCTTAAGGGCGACCGGTCGCGAGGGTGCAGGCTGCGGTGGTGGAGGTGGTGGCATCTTGGGTGGTGGTAGTCGAGTCGGTACACCGGGTGGTGGTAATCTACTTCCGCCCCCGGGAGTCCTCGATGGACAGGGTGGCGGGAAACATGGAAGAGGAAAGCCTGGCCTAGGTGGCGGTGGAGGCATCGCTGGTCTCGGCGGTGGTCCGTATCTGAACGGCCTCGGTCCGTAAATGGGTGGAGGACCGGATGGCGGTGGAATCGATGGCATACCAGGTGGCGGTGGTATGGGACGGAATCCTGGCGGAGGAGGACCGCCAAAACCGAAGTGTGGCGGTGAAAATGGACCGTCCTTTACGAAACCGCGTCTCGGTGGTACGAAACCGGGCGGGCCCATTGTGAACGGTGTGTGTCTGTTGGTGTGCTTGAAACGCATCGGTCTATTGCTTATTACCTCGGACGATATACGATTCGATAAACCGATCTTAGAGGTATCAATTTTCTCGCGCGGCGTTCTCTTCAGCGCGTTTATGTATATTTCACGCTCGATGGGGTAACCACGAGCCTCCTCGAATGCTGGAACAAACACGAAATGCATGCTTGGTTGACAAACAAGGCTCGCGATTTTAATCCCACGAGATACCAATTAGGTTTCTTCGTTAACCTTCGCAGGGTAAATATCGGAGGTGCGAGAGAACGGGAAAATTTTTCGCTACCCCGTTCTCGGGAGCAGCTCGAGAACTATTTCAGTCGGTTCGGGATCCACGAAATTTGCAGAAAAATATAGCTATTATACTAATAACGTAAAATAGCAAGTGGAAGAAAATTCACTAATCACTGGCCAATAACCTTAACTTCGACAACAAATTAATCAGAGCATACCAGaatgtacaaataattgtGAGTACATGTGATCCTGAAAAATTGTAATCTATAcg
The genomic region above belongs to Osmia bicornis bicornis chromosome 9, iOsmBic2.1, whole genome shotgun sequence and contains:
- the LOC114876792 gene encoding RNA/RNP complex-1-interacting phosphatase, whose protein sequence is MPKSIPEKWLEYKPYGSVINGTKILPFKVPLKETVSNNLEPEQRFTTSILLQAVPRLKYIIDLTNTDRYYDEKEFTSCGVKYEKIMVRGREIPPMDVVKKFFKTMDDFMSACGEDDLVGVHCTHGINRSGYLICRYLIQQLGWEIEDSLKAFEEARGYPIEREIYINALKRTPREKIDTSKIGLSNRISSEVISNRPMRFKHTNRHTPFTMGPPGFVPPRRGFVKDGPFSPPHFGFGGPPPPGFRPIPPPPGMPSIPPPSGPPPIYGPRPFRYGPPPRPAMPPPPPRPGFPLPCFPPPCPSRTPGGGSRLPPPGVPTRLPPPKMPPPPPPQPAPSRPVALKRIPSQKRKSHVRNGIVSLSRNPVSLIRRNVQTNRILPKLLKEQDFTVDTFEENLLAVSSQPRRRSSKGRYNQNK